The Faecalibacter sp. LW9 genome has a segment encoding these proteins:
- a CDS encoding glyoxylate/hydroxypyruvate reductase A, which yields MSIAILFNQKDPLVWMNQLKEKLPEEKIEIYPAIENKDEVEFLLTWKPHPGYVNEFKNLKVVQSVGAGIDHLLHTSIPESIKVTRIVDPALKQDMFEHVLMCIMASMKNTMLYYNDQLNRSWLPKSYQSIHSTTITILGMGEIGKFVAVQLKNLGFQVQGWSNSPKKIDDILTFAGRDAFFDSVRTGDFIVNILPLTEETKELLSHTLFQQMANQPVLINVGRGGHMKDEDLVTALDNGFLKAAYLDVFHQEPLEVDHPFWTHPNIYITPHIASITNPDTAIDLVIENYKRFKSNNKLQHVVDLKRGY from the coding sequence ATGAGTATTGCCATCCTATTTAATCAAAAGGATCCATTGGTATGGATGAATCAATTGAAAGAAAAATTACCAGAGGAGAAAATTGAAATTTATCCTGCTATCGAGAACAAAGATGAAGTAGAGTTTTTGCTGACTTGGAAACCGCATCCAGGATACGTCAATGAATTTAAAAATCTAAAAGTGGTTCAGTCCGTCGGCGCCGGCATTGATCATTTGTTGCATACGTCTATTCCAGAATCTATCAAAGTTACACGTATTGTGGATCCTGCGTTAAAACAAGATATGTTTGAACATGTTTTGATGTGCATCATGGCGTCGATGAAAAATACGATGTTATATTATAATGATCAGTTGAACCGATCGTGGTTACCTAAATCTTATCAAAGCATTCATTCTACAACAATTACCATTCTAGGGATGGGGGAAATTGGAAAATTTGTTGCTGTACAATTGAAAAATTTAGGATTTCAGGTACAAGGTTGGTCAAATTCACCTAAAAAAATAGATGACATTTTAACTTTTGCAGGACGTGATGCTTTTTTTGATTCTGTTCGTACTGGAGATTTTATTGTGAATATTTTACCACTAACGGAAGAAACTAAAGAACTATTGAGTCATACGTTATTTCAACAAATGGCAAATCAACCTGTTTTAATCAATGTGGGTAGAGGAGGGCACATGAAAGATGAAGACTTGGTTACAGCATTGGATAATGGTTTTCTTAAAGCTGCTTATTTGGATGTTTTTCATCAAGAACCTTTAGAAGTTGATCATCCCTTTTGGACTCATCCGAATATTTATATTACTCCGCATATTGCAAGTATAACCAATCCTGATACAGCTATCGATTTGGTGATTGAAAATTATAAACGTTTTAAATCCAATAATAAACTGCAACATGTAGTTGATTTAAAAAGAGGATATTAA